The Pukyongia salina genome segment TCACCTTGCAGCGATGGCCGGTCTGGTATTGACCGGAAAAGACTGGCAACTAATGATACTCACCATGGAGAGCTTTATGAGTGGCGAACTGGCGGGATATGGATATTCCCTGGGCGTAACATACCTGGTATGGATATGTATTGTGCTGGCCTTGTACCCTGTTTGCAATTGGTATATGAAATATAAGGCGAATAACAGGGACAAGTGGTGGTTGAGTTATTTGTAGTGTCAAAAGTAGAAACCGCCTCTGCGTGAGCATTACAGAAGCGGTTTCAGAATTAACAACTAACTAAATTCAAATAAACATCATAACCATTACTATTGTGGAAGTAATACTTTATCGATGGCATGTACCACCCCGTTAGCTGCCTGAACATTGGTTACTATTATATTACTAATACGACCGTTCTGGTCTGTGATGGTGGCATTAGTTGCATTGATAACTATATCGTCACCCAATGTGGAAACTGTTCCGTCTACAAGGTTTTCCTCGCGTACATTGGCACCTGCGATCACGTGCGTATTTAAAGTAGCGGTTAAGGTGGCAGTATCAATATCATCCAAACTAGAAATTCCTAATTCTGTTAATAGATCTTCGAAAGCCGTGTTTGTAGGGGCGAATACTGTGAATGGTGCTGGACTTGTTCCATTGGCCGTACTTAGAACAGAAACAAAATCGGGTTGATCGGGTCTGGTAAGAGCAGAGACCAATGTGCCAAAGGTAGGGTCGGCCACAGCAAAAGTAACGACGGTTGGCAAGGCTATTACCGAGTCCACAATATGTACTACCCCGTTGGCAGCGTTAATATCGGCGGTTGTAACCGTTGAGATACCATTAAGCGTAACTCCACTTTCCGTATTTATATACAAACTCAAGTTATTGGCAGACGTTCCGTAAGTAGCCAGTGTCGAAGTATAAGACGTACTTAAACTTGAGGATAACACAGTTCCTGTCAAGGCATGATTGAGGATTACCTGAGTGAGTACATCTACCGGGACATCGGACAGGCTGGCGAACCCATTAGCTGTGAGGAATAAATCGAAAGCGGAATTAACAGGTGCAAAAACTGTGAATTCGGCATTTCTGTCATCCAATACAGTATCAAGTCCTGTTATGGTAAGCGCCTCAGCTAGTGAAGATAAATCGGCAGTCATCATGGCCAATCCTGCAATTGTAGGATCCACTATGTCTATAACTTCTTGTGGTAGTAGAACCTTATCAATGGCATGGATCACACCATTAGAGGTTTGAACATTGGTAACCGAAATATTAGCAGGCATTCCCGTAGCATCGATGATCTGAGGACCATTAGCAAGTGAAATAGTAATATCCTCACCCTGGAAGGTTGTAGCCGTCTGTCCGTCGGTTAGATCTTCGGCTCGGACATTGACACCAGCCAGAACGTGATAGTTCAATACAAGCTGAAGAACCGGTTGCGGTATGTCGCTTAAGGATGAATATCCTAGTGTTGTAAGTAGATTGTTGAATGCGGCATTGTCTGGAGCAAATACGGTAAAGGGTGATGATGCCGTTCCTGACAATAATGCCACATAATCGATGTTGGCGTCGGATGCAGCAATTAAAGCTTCAACCAGAATAGAAAATCCAGAGTTCGCTGTTGCCTGGGTTACTATTGTAGGTATTCCGATAACTGCATCTACAGCGTGAATAACCCCGTTACTAACAGCTACATCGGGAGTGGTGACAGATGCTTCATTATTAATACGCACACCGGCACTTGTATCCACATAAAGACTTAGATTATTAGTGGTTGTCCCGAACGTGGCCAGAGAATTAATATATCCGGTACTTAAGCTAGCCGAATCATTATTGCCAGGGACAACGTGATTTAACAGGACATTGGTAAGCACATCTACCGGTACATCATCCAGACTGGCGAAACCGTTAGCATTTAAGAAAGCTTCGAATGCTACATTATTTGGTGCAAAAACTGTGTATTCTGTACTTCCATCCAGAGTTTCCACCAGTCCTGTGCGCACTAGAGCCGCTTGCATTGATGAGTAATCCGGATTGTTCTGCACAAAAGCAGCGATAGTTACTTCTCCAGCGTTTACATCGCCGTTATCGTCATCGCTACAGGAAGTAGCAAAAACCGTAAGAAAAACTATTAGCGATAATTTCAAAAGATTTTTCATAGTAATTTGTTTAGATTAATGTGTTTAGGCATAAAACAATCATTTAAAATAAATTACTACTGGCAAATCCGACTTTAATAATTGTTTAACTTTTTTAGTTAAATATTAAACAAAATTAAATTAGATAAAACAAAAACCCTCCTTGCGGAGGGCCAATTAACATAACTAAACATAAGTGGGTTACTCACAAAACGGTATCATGCTTAAAATCTCTGTCTTTAAAGCATCATTTGAATTGATTGTGAGAACAACCTCATTTTGCATTCGTAGCTGAATCGGGTATTGTATACTGGCTATTCGATCTCCCTCGAAACCAACAATCGATTGAAAAGTCTGTTTGTCGTGTTCGAAAATGATGGTTTCGAAACTCGAATTGGACGGATCGTACACCGAAATTCGAACCGGATATATAATATCTACACAGTTTATAATATCGTTATAAAGCGAGCCATTGGCACATAGATCGATCAATTGATTGAATGCAGTTACATCCGGAACCTCGGCTTGCAGGTAATCGGCAAAGGTGATGTTCACAGGAAACTCGGGTATAAGTTCATCCCCATTTTTGAAGATTGCAAGATCATCAATTGAATTTACCGGATATGGATACCCATTATAGTAACAGGTATATGGAAAATCTATACTAAAACAGGAGGAATTGTCTACTATATCGTCAAAGGAGCCGTCGTGAGAGACCACAGACATGAGCAAGGATTTCAGCTGTCTATCATCGGTAAAAGCTTCATCATCCTCTCCCTCTACTATGGTTAGCTCTTCTTTCTGACAACCAGCGATCATCACTAACATCATAAAATACACAATGTATTTCATCTTTTCCTTTTTGGTAATATAACAACTAATGTATAAAAATTCCTACCCCATTTTATATTTTTATATTTACTGAAATTCACACAATGCCCACACCTCTTTTCAAGAATGTCTGCGACGAGCAGTTCTTTTCGAAATTGTATGACCAATATTCGAAGGATCTTCACGACTTCATCTATTACAAATATGGAGAGCATTTCGATCCTGAAGATAAGGTGCATGAGGCATTTATAAAGCTCTGGAAAAATTGTAAGCGTGTGGCTCCGGATAAAGCGAAAAGCTTCCTATTTACCGTGATTAATAATATTACGCTCAATGATATAAAACACAAAAAAGTGGTTTTAAAGCACCAAAAATTAAAACCAAAAGAGCATACCCACGAAACTCCTCAGTTCATTATGGAGGAAACAGAATATCTGGAAAAATATCAGGCAGCCCTGGCAAAATTACCCGAAGGACAGCGGGTTGCATTTCTACTTAATCGCGTGGAAGGGAAGCGGCATAAGGAAATTGCCGAAATGCTCAATATCTCGCGAAAGGCTGTTGAAAAAAGGATTTATACCGCCCTGGAAAAACTGCGGCGGGAAATTGATGGAATTTAATTGAGATCGAGGTAGGAATTTCACAAGTTCGATTGTTATATACATAGAAATTAACTATGAAAAAGAAGGATTTAATTTCTAAATGGTTAAACTTTAACCTTAGTGATGAGGAACTGGAAACATTTAACAACTTAGATGTTTCCTCTTCCTATCACCGTATAGACCGGGCTGCTAAACACTTCAAAGCGCCGGATTTCGACCGAGAATCAAGCTATTACCGTCTTGAGAAAAAGCTAGGAACCAAGAGGTCTTCACGAAAGATAAACTACTATGTTTCCGGTATTGCCGCGACTCTAATTGTTGCATTTGGACTATTCTATTTTCTCAATAATTCATCGGATGTGGAATATCTCGCGGCCAACAGTGAGACCACCCAATTCATTTTACCGGACAATTCAGAAGTTGTTCTAAATTCCGGATCCTCCGTCTCATTCAACCAAAAAAATTGGGCTAAAGAACGCCAGCTCAAACTGGATGGAGAAGCCTATTTTAAAGTAGCTAAAGGCGAAACTTTTACCGTTTATACATCGCAGGGTAGCGTTTCGGTGCTGGGAACACAATTCAAGGTGAACGACCGAAAAGATTATTTCGAGGTAAGCTGCTACGAGGGATTAGTGAAGGTAATATACCAGGGAAAAGAACAACATCTTTCGGCGGGAAAGGTCTTTAAAGCTTTTGATGATCGGTTTGTGGATGAAACTACCTCAGCGAGTAAACCCGCCTGGCTTGAACAAAAATCTACTTTTAAGAGTATACCTTATCGCTTCGTTCTGCAGGAATTGGAGCGGCAATTCGATATTGTGATTTCGGGAGCAGGAACAGACTATGACACCTTGTTTACCGGAAGTTTCAACAACGAAAACCTCGAAACTGCCTTGCAGGCTGTTACTATTCCCCTTA includes the following:
- a CDS encoding RNA polymerase sigma factor; this translates as MPTPLFKNVCDEQFFSKLYDQYSKDLHDFIYYKYGEHFDPEDKVHEAFIKLWKNCKRVAPDKAKSFLFTVINNITLNDIKHKKVVLKHQKLKPKEHTHETPQFIMEETEYLEKYQAALAKLPEGQRVAFLLNRVEGKRHKEIAEMLNISRKAVEKRIYTALEKLRREIDGI
- a CDS encoding fasciclin domain-containing protein, translated to MKNLLKLSLIVFLTVFATSCSDDDNGDVNAGEVTIAAFVQNNPDYSSMQAALVRTGLVETLDGSTEYTVFAPNNVAFEAFLNANGFASLDDVPVDVLTNVLLNHVVPGNNDSASLSTGYINSLATFGTTTNNLSLYVDTSAGVRINNEASVTTPDVAVSNGVIHAVDAVIGIPTIVTQATANSGFSILVEALIAASDANIDYVALLSGTASSPFTVFAPDNAAFNNLLTTLGYSSLSDIPQPVLQLVLNYHVLAGVNVRAEDLTDGQTATTFQGEDITISLANGPQIIDATGMPANISVTNVQTSNGVIHAIDKVLLPQEVIDIVDPTIAGLAMMTADLSSLAEALTITGLDTVLDDRNAEFTVFAPVNSAFDLFLTANGFASLSDVPVDVLTQVILNHALTGTVLSSSLSTSYTSTLATYGTSANNLSLYINTESGVTLNGISTVTTADINAANGVVHIVDSVIALPTVVTFAVADPTFGTLVSALTRPDQPDFVSVLSTANGTSPAPFTVFAPTNTAFEDLLTELGISSLDDIDTATLTATLNTHVIAGANVREENLVDGTVSTLGDDIVINATNATITDQNGRISNIIVTNVQAANGVVHAIDKVLLPQ
- a CDS encoding FecR family protein — its product is MKKKDLISKWLNFNLSDEELETFNNLDVSSSYHRIDRAAKHFKAPDFDRESSYYRLEKKLGTKRSSRKINYYVSGIAATLIVAFGLFYFLNNSSDVEYLAANSETTQFILPDNSEVVLNSGSSVSFNQKNWAKERQLKLDGEAYFKVAKGETFTVYTSQGSVSVLGTQFKVNDRKDYFEVSCYEGLVKVIYQGKEQHLSAGKVFKAFDDRFVDETTSASKPAWLEQKSTFKSIPYRFVLQELERQFDIVISGAGTDYDTLFTGSFNNENLETALQAVTIPLNLSYSINGKNVVLKINQQ